One genomic segment of Procambarus clarkii isolate CNS0578487 chromosome 34, FALCON_Pclarkii_2.0, whole genome shotgun sequence includes these proteins:
- the LOC138371045 gene encoding uncharacterized protein yields MSARPHSTHVRPPPLNTCPPAPTQHMSARPHSTHVSPPPLNTCQPAPTQHMSARPHSTHVRPPPLNTCPPAPTQHMSARPHSTHVRPPPLNTCPPAPTQHMSARPPLNTCQPAPTQHMSARPHSTHVSPPPLNTCQPAPTQHMSARPHSTHVRPPPLNTCPSAPHSTHVRPPPLNTCPPAPTQHMSARPHSTHVRPPPLNTCPPAPTHQSPFAFIFSPSPIPLFPRTKVA; encoded by the coding sequence ATGTCAGCCCGCCCCCACTCAACACATGTCCGCCCGCCCCCACTCAACACATGTCCGCCCGCCCCCACTCAACACATGTCCGCCCGCCCCCACTCAACACATGTCAGCCCGCCCCCACTCAACACATGTCAGCCCGCCCCCACTCAACACATGTCCGCCCGCCCCCACTCAACACATGTCCGCCCGCCCCCACTCAACACATGTCCGCCCGCCCCCACTCAACACATGTCCGCCCGCCCCCACTCAACACATGTCCGCCCGCCCCCACTCAACACATGTCCGCCCGCCCCCACTCAACACATGTCCGCCCGCCCCCCACTCAACACATGTCAGCCCGCCCCCACTCAACACATGTCCGCCCGCCCCCACTCAACACATGTCAGCCCGCCCCCACTCAACACATGTCAGCCCGCCCCCACTCAACACATGTCCGCCCGCCCCCACTCAACACATGTCCGCCCGCCCCCACTCAACACATGTCCGTCCGCCCCCCACTCAACACATGTCCGCCCGCCCCCACTCAACACATGTCCGCCCGCCCCCACTCAACACATGTCAGCCCGCCCCCACTCAACACATGTCCGCCCGCCCCCACTCAACACATGTCCGCCCGCCCCCACTCATCAGTCCCCCTTTGCCTTCATCTTCTCTCCATCGCCTATCCCACTTTTCCCACGCACCAAGGTCGCCTAA